The following are encoded in a window of Actinomyces oris genomic DNA:
- a CDS encoding MFS transporter, translated as MVLVVTRTPGLRAWAALAVLTLAVTLLAIDSTVLALAIPSLSADLSPTASQLLWIGDIYSFTLAGLLVTMGNVADRIGRRRLLLIGTLGFGTASIMAAFAPSAGALIAARALLGVGGATIMPSTLSLIRNIFPDARHRTTAIAIWSAGSSGGTVLGPLVGGVLLEHFWWGSVFLINVPVMAAVIVSGLWLLPESKNAQGAPVDLASVVLSVLAIVPITYAVKSFAHDGLTVVAIAALVGGLATGWLFIRRQRTLATPLIDVELFRRPAFTWAIATSVLAIFALAGLLYFFSQYLQLVRGYSTLRAGLTELPASLASIVVVAAVAVVVRRLGNGRALGIGLLVAAVGLVVVALGESYGGIMVIGIGLLVIGAGIGLASTVSTGAVLGAVPADRAGAASAISETGLELGVALGIAVLGTIQDVGYRLLLGPAPSSLPQRVAEAAEQSLATLAGAIDPSDPGQVGLMVQAREAFTCAMQATAVIAAVILLGAGVMAARHVPATSEASEETV; from the coding sequence ATGGTTCTGGTCGTGACTCGTACTCCTGGACTTCGCGCCTGGGCGGCCCTGGCCGTCCTGACCCTGGCCGTGACCCTGCTGGCCATCGACTCCACGGTGCTGGCTCTGGCCATCCCCTCGCTGAGTGCGGACCTGAGCCCAACGGCCAGCCAGTTGCTGTGGATCGGTGACATCTACTCCTTCACCCTGGCGGGTCTGCTGGTCACCATGGGCAATGTCGCCGACCGTATCGGTCGGCGACGCCTCCTGCTCATTGGGACGCTCGGCTTCGGAACGGCCAGCATCATGGCGGCCTTCGCTCCCAGCGCGGGAGCCCTTATCGCCGCCCGAGCCCTTCTGGGCGTCGGCGGCGCCACGATCATGCCCTCCACCCTCTCCCTCATCCGTAACATCTTCCCCGACGCCCGCCACCGCACCACCGCCATTGCGATCTGGTCCGCCGGCAGCTCCGGTGGCACCGTCCTAGGGCCCCTGGTGGGCGGAGTCCTGCTCGAGCACTTCTGGTGGGGCAGCGTCTTCCTCATCAACGTCCCGGTCATGGCGGCGGTCATCGTCTCGGGCCTGTGGCTCCTGCCGGAGTCCAAGAACGCTCAGGGAGCCCCGGTGGACCTGGCCTCAGTGGTCCTGTCGGTCCTGGCCATCGTGCCGATCACCTACGCCGTCAAGTCCTTCGCGCACGATGGCCTCACCGTCGTTGCGATCGCAGCACTGGTCGGCGGCTTGGCCACCGGCTGGCTGTTCATCAGGCGTCAGCGCACGCTGGCCACGCCGTTGATCGACGTCGAGCTCTTCCGGCGGCCGGCATTCACCTGGGCGATCGCGACGAGCGTCCTGGCGATCTTCGCGTTGGCCGGCCTGCTGTACTTCTTCTCCCAGTACCTCCAGCTCGTCCGGGGCTACTCCACACTCCGAGCCGGCTTGACTGAGCTGCCCGCGTCACTGGCCTCCATCGTTGTGGTCGCGGCCGTCGCCGTGGTGGTGCGCCGGCTGGGCAACGGCCGGGCGCTCGGAATCGGCCTGCTGGTGGCCGCAGTGGGGCTGGTCGTGGTCGCGCTGGGGGAGTCCTACGGCGGGATCATGGTCATCGGCATCGGTCTGCTCGTCATCGGCGCAGGCATCGGCCTGGCCTCCACGGTCTCCACCGGAGCGGTCCTGGGGGCGGTGCCGGCGGACCGGGCAGGAGCGGCCTCGGCCATCTCCGAGACCGGTCTCGAGCTGGGCGTCGCCCTGGGGATCGCGGTGCTCGGCACGATTCAGGACGTCGGCTACCGGCTGCTGCTCGGGCCCGCCCCCTCCAGTCTTCCGCAGCGGGTGGCCGAGGCCGCCGAGCAGTCCCTGGCCACCCTGGCTGGTGCCATCGACCCGAGCGACCCCGGGCAGGTCGGGCTGATGGTCCAGGCCCGGGAGGCGTTCACCTGCGCCATGCAGGCCACGGCCGTGATCGCCGCCGTCATCCTCCTGGGCG
- a CDS encoding bifunctional GNAT family N-acetyltransferase/nucleoside triphosphate pyrophosphohydrolase family protein, giving the protein MDSFEMTVAAHGDLPALVLSVPTGDDLDCITEICQDADIQQWTFVPRNYQRSDAEFFVEQVVAKGWSEGRELTWAIREADAGASAHLVGMLGITLSGPEGARTGEVGYWLAAAARGRGTMTRAVAALIDMAFDPNGPLSLSALRWRCDIHETSHGSVPNWASWKVAWSLGFQREGRVRRFLPNDGRLHDGWIATLLPDDPREPRAPWDGPVDSDGVLPLVAHDGVGEREGDDPEALVRRFHHVYGLPVQTDGANLERESLDMRMSLIAEEFSELVGAVYGQAARAELESSYLRAVAADDGARDTVEAADALADLIYVIYGMALETGIDLAAVLAEVQRSNMSKLGADGKPVYREDGKVLKGPDYFPPNVEAVLRRRRLR; this is encoded by the coding sequence ATGGACTCCTTTGAGATGACCGTTGCTGCTCACGGCGACCTGCCCGCACTCGTCCTGTCGGTCCCGACCGGTGACGACCTCGACTGCATCACCGAGATTTGCCAGGATGCGGACATTCAGCAGTGGACCTTCGTCCCTCGCAACTACCAACGTAGCGACGCCGAGTTCTTCGTCGAGCAGGTCGTGGCCAAGGGCTGGAGCGAGGGGCGCGAGCTCACCTGGGCGATCCGCGAGGCCGACGCCGGTGCCTCTGCGCACCTGGTGGGCATGCTCGGCATCACCCTGAGTGGCCCTGAGGGCGCTCGGACCGGCGAGGTCGGTTACTGGCTCGCTGCTGCGGCGCGTGGGCGCGGAACCATGACTCGAGCCGTCGCCGCCCTCATCGATATGGCCTTCGACCCGAACGGCCCCCTAAGCCTGTCCGCGCTGAGATGGCGCTGCGACATCCATGAGACGAGCCACGGCTCCGTGCCCAACTGGGCCTCCTGGAAGGTCGCCTGGTCCCTCGGCTTCCAGCGGGAAGGGCGAGTGCGCCGCTTCCTGCCCAACGACGGTCGGCTCCATGACGGCTGGATCGCCACCCTGCTGCCCGACGACCCGCGTGAGCCGCGCGCCCCCTGGGATGGCCCCGTTGACTCAGACGGTGTCCTTCCCCTGGTGGCTCACGACGGCGTCGGAGAGAGGGAGGGCGACGATCCCGAGGCCCTGGTGCGCCGCTTCCACCACGTCTACGGACTTCCCGTCCAGACCGACGGCGCCAACCTCGAGCGAGAGAGCCTCGACATGCGCATGAGTCTCATCGCCGAGGAGTTCTCCGAGCTCGTCGGCGCCGTCTACGGGCAGGCCGCACGCGCCGAGCTCGAGTCGAGCTACCTCCGCGCCGTGGCCGCCGACGACGGCGCTCGCGACACCGTCGAGGCTGCCGACGCCCTGGCGGACCTCATCTACGTCATCTACGGCATGGCCTTGGAGACCGGGATCGACCTGGCGGCCGTGCTCGCCGAGGTGCAGCGTTCCAACATGTCCAAGCTGGGTGCCGACGGCAAGCCGGTCTACCGCGAGGACGGCAAGGTCCTCAAGGGGCCGGACTACTTCCCTCCGAATGTGGAGGCTGTGCTGCGCCGTCGCCGCCTGCGCTGA
- a CDS encoding MFS transporter produces MHSVTSPSSPSDVRRSPDLLRARAGVSLVFLANGLGFANLVPRFPEIVEGLGLSRSAFGQAVAAASVGALVAGLAASWLISRLTSAKVASLGMLVVALALLGAGLARSWLVLAICLLVVGGTDSIVDVAQNAHGLRVQRRWGASIVTSFHASWSLGAVLGAAMGQALAGAGVGVGTHMVLTAVVLLVLSTGPLLAGWFLPGHDRADREPDEIKEFDNAPQVRPATSSRRVGPVTILVLLVVGLLCAASMFPEDVAMNWSSLLLSEQGAGAGHVGLGLVALQGTMIVGRLVGDRIIDAVGQRAVIAWGGALVTFGMSIALLLSSVPGTLLGMAISGAGCAVAVPVTYSAADDVEGLPPGLGLTIVSWLARLAGLLAPPVVGRLGDDHGLWVALAYGLLGGLIMVSCWPVLRRRPVASQRRG; encoded by the coding sequence ATGCACTCCGTCACCTCACCGAGCAGTCCTTCTGATGTGAGGCGCAGTCCTGATCTGCTCCGTGCGCGCGCCGGGGTCAGCCTGGTGTTCCTGGCCAATGGCCTGGGATTCGCCAATCTGGTGCCGCGTTTCCCGGAGATCGTGGAGGGGTTGGGGCTGAGCAGGAGCGCCTTCGGGCAGGCGGTGGCTGCAGCCAGCGTTGGTGCTCTCGTGGCGGGGCTGGCCGCGTCTTGGCTTATCTCCCGCCTGACCTCGGCCAAGGTGGCCAGCCTGGGCATGCTCGTGGTGGCCCTGGCTCTCCTGGGAGCTGGGTTGGCCCGTTCGTGGCTCGTCCTGGCGATCTGCCTGCTGGTTGTGGGCGGGACGGACTCCATTGTCGATGTCGCGCAGAACGCACACGGGCTGCGGGTCCAGCGCCGTTGGGGCGCCTCCATCGTGACGAGCTTCCATGCCTCATGGTCACTGGGGGCGGTTCTGGGAGCCGCCATGGGGCAGGCCTTGGCTGGAGCCGGAGTGGGGGTGGGAACCCACATGGTCCTGACGGCAGTGGTGCTGCTCGTCCTCTCGACAGGCCCCCTGCTCGCAGGCTGGTTCCTACCCGGCCATGACCGCGCTGATCGCGAGCCCGATGAGATCAAGGAGTTCGACAACGCCCCCCAGGTGAGGCCGGCGACATCGTCTCGTCGAGTCGGACCAGTCACGATCCTCGTGCTCCTCGTCGTCGGGCTACTATGCGCGGCCTCGATGTTCCCCGAAGACGTGGCCATGAACTGGTCCTCCCTGCTCCTGTCCGAACAGGGCGCCGGTGCCGGTCACGTCGGGCTGGGGTTGGTGGCCCTCCAAGGAACGATGATCGTGGGGCGCCTGGTGGGTGACCGCATCATTGATGCTGTCGGTCAACGAGCCGTGATCGCCTGGGGTGGAGCACTGGTCACCTTCGGAATGAGCATCGCCCTCCTGCTCTCCTCCGTTCCCGGGACGCTGCTGGGGATGGCGATCTCCGGGGCTGGGTGCGCCGTCGCCGTTCCCGTGACCTACTCCGCCGCTGACGATGTTGAAGGGCTTCCTCCCGGGCTGGGACTGACCATCGTGTCCTGGTTGGCCCGCCTGGCGGGCCTCCTGGCGCCACCCGTTGTCGGCCGGCTCGGTGACGATCACGGGCTGTGGGTGGCTCTGGCCTACGGCCTACTGGGAGGCCTCATCATGGTCTCCTGTTGGCCGGTCCTGCGCCGCAGGCCTGTGGCGAGTCAGCGGCGGGGCTGA
- a CDS encoding DUF805 domain-containing protein has product MSYGTGPAPYGGQAPYSDQPAYGGQAPYPGGPAPYGAPNQFGAMSLAPDVAPLPGASFGEAVKRYFQRYAQFRGYASQSEFWWPFLIFQMLIPIGLYILAVAISASAAISGADELPSAVVAIFGLLMLYVAAIIIPSLAVMVRRLHDTGQSGLFLLFYFVGLGIVPLIMCCMPPRPDLYRPEWS; this is encoded by the coding sequence ATGTCCTACGGAACCGGCCCCGCACCCTACGGCGGCCAGGCACCATACAGCGACCAACCGGCCTACGGCGGCCAGGCTCCCTACCCGGGCGGCCCTGCCCCCTACGGCGCACCCAACCAGTTCGGGGCTATGTCATTAGCCCCCGACGTCGCCCCGCTGCCTGGTGCAAGCTTCGGCGAGGCCGTCAAGCGCTACTTCCAGCGCTACGCCCAGTTCCGAGGCTATGCATCTCAGTCCGAGTTCTGGTGGCCATTCCTCATATTCCAGATGCTCATCCCCATTGGCCTCTATATTCTGGCAGTGGCAATCAGCGCTTCGGCAGCGATTTCGGGCGCCGACGAGCTGCCTTCTGCGGTGGTCGCGATCTTTGGCCTGCTCATGCTCTACGTTGCCGCGATCATTATTCCGTCGCTCGCAGTGATGGTCCGTCGCCTCCATGACACCGGACAGTCAGGACTGTTCCTGCTTTTCTACTTCGTTGGACTGGGCATCGTGCCGCTCATCATGTGCTGCATGCCTCCCCGCCCCGACCTCTACCGTCCTGAGTGGAGCTGA
- a CDS encoding D-hexose-6-phosphate mutarotase produces the protein MTAPNVGNPTHPAVTNQLRLPRAAALGPGRGGQQRLLIDAPAGAAEIYLHGATVTSWVPRGGSEVIFTSRQAVFDGATAIRGGIPLCLPEFGVGINGDAVPKHGWARIAPWRLRTVTTTDGGGVRALLSVSRDRLTALYEVEVGETLRLGLSLRNEGTEPRTVEAAAHTYLSVHDVTASRISGLAGARYSDNLARSPQEAYHVQEGDVTISGPVDRIYDSAEPITVTDPGHQRTIGIDKRNAPSTIVWNPWSTHSTPLPDMANDEFPAMVCVESGAVREHAPTIEPGASWSMQVTLSVESTAV, from the coding sequence ATGACCGCCCCGAATGTCGGCAATCCGACGCACCCCGCCGTGACGAACCAGCTGCGTCTGCCCCGCGCCGCCGCGTTAGGGCCAGGGCGGGGAGGGCAACAGAGGCTTCTCATCGACGCCCCGGCCGGAGCGGCAGAGATCTACCTCCACGGCGCCACCGTGACCTCCTGGGTGCCGCGCGGAGGTTCGGAGGTCATCTTCACTTCCCGGCAGGCGGTCTTCGACGGCGCTACCGCCATTCGTGGAGGAATCCCCCTGTGCCTGCCGGAATTCGGCGTCGGCATCAACGGCGACGCCGTACCGAAGCACGGATGGGCGCGCATCGCTCCCTGGAGACTGCGAACGGTCACCACCACCGACGGCGGCGGGGTCCGCGCTCTTCTCAGCGTCAGTCGCGATCGACTGACAGCGCTCTACGAGGTTGAGGTTGGTGAGACGCTGCGCCTGGGACTCAGCCTGCGCAACGAGGGGACCGAGCCCCGCACGGTGGAGGCGGCCGCACACACCTATCTCTCAGTCCACGACGTCACCGCCAGCCGCATCAGCGGGCTCGCAGGCGCCCGTTACAGTGACAACCTGGCTCGCAGCCCCCAGGAGGCCTACCACGTCCAGGAAGGCGATGTGACGATCAGTGGCCCCGTGGACCGCATCTATGACTCCGCCGAGCCGATCACGGTCACTGATCCTGGACACCAACGCACCATCGGCATCGATAAGCGCAACGCGCCCTCGACGATCGTGTGGAACCCCTGGTCCACTCACAGTACCCCACTGCCGGACATGGCTAACGACGAGTTCCCTGCCATGGTGTGCGTCGAGAGTGGGGCGGTGCGAGAGCACGCACCCACCATCGAGCCCGGGGCGAGCTGGTCCATGCAGGTGACCTTGAGTGTCGAGAGCACCGCAGTGTGA
- a CDS encoding AI-2E family transporter gives MATHSSPSQKPTQDTSAEVPESSESPDSHQAAQERESEKRSTREMLSSSGLLSRLKSARTALDRGIDWAERRRQADRDYQLHWESAPEEEARPVSPPVSTTHVRVAPSVSFPETVTTRSSVMDSLPSWLVRGGMGAWLGLGIIIVIGLVFYATSQVIPVFIGLFMALVFTSILQPMVNLFARIMPRYPATFLALLTTIGAIAGLVTYVVASVTSQWSSLASQFGDGLNTIMDFLEKGPLHLTQQQIYHQLQLWLRQGQHYLQSNAPSLASEVLSNASAVVDVLTVLALALFVTIFFLASGGRMWRWFLNELPATMRESTHRAAGAGWYTFAGYARGTVLVALTDAIMAGIFLQLAGIPLAAPLAVLVFIGAFIPIIGAPLAMLVAMVVALASGGFVTMIVVGVGVAGIGQIEGHILQPLIMGRQVSLHPVVVIIGVALGTYAAGLLGAIVAVPLISVLWSVYSELHTKDAPVTGELPAYSSRKE, from the coding sequence ATGGCAACACACAGCTCTCCGTCACAAAAGCCGACTCAGGACACGTCGGCCGAGGTTCCCGAGTCCTCCGAGAGCCCCGACTCCCACCAGGCGGCGCAGGAACGCGAATCGGAGAAGAGGTCCACCCGAGAGATGCTCAGCAGCAGTGGCCTGCTGAGTCGGCTCAAGAGCGCACGTACGGCGCTGGACCGGGGGATCGACTGGGCGGAGAGGCGCCGGCAGGCGGACCGTGACTACCAGCTGCACTGGGAGTCGGCCCCGGAGGAGGAGGCCAGGCCGGTCTCTCCCCCGGTGTCCACCACACATGTGCGCGTGGCCCCCTCGGTCTCCTTCCCCGAGACGGTCACGACCCGTTCCTCGGTCATGGACTCCCTACCCTCCTGGCTGGTGCGGGGCGGGATGGGGGCCTGGCTGGGACTGGGCATCATCATCGTCATCGGCCTTGTCTTCTATGCCACTTCGCAGGTGATCCCAGTCTTCATCGGCCTGTTCATGGCACTGGTGTTCACCTCGATCCTCCAGCCGATGGTCAACCTCTTCGCCAGGATCATGCCCCGATACCCGGCGACCTTCCTGGCACTGCTCACCACCATCGGTGCGATCGCCGGACTGGTCACGTACGTGGTCGCCTCGGTCACCAGCCAGTGGAGCTCCTTGGCATCCCAATTCGGCGATGGTCTCAACACGATCATGGACTTCCTGGAGAAGGGGCCGCTGCACCTGACGCAGCAGCAGATCTATCACCAGCTCCAGCTCTGGCTGCGCCAGGGGCAGCACTATCTGCAGTCCAACGCCCCGTCCCTGGCCTCGGAGGTGCTCTCCAACGCCAGTGCGGTCGTCGATGTGCTCACGGTCTTGGCCCTGGCGCTGTTCGTCACGATCTTCTTCCTGGCCTCCGGGGGCCGGATGTGGCGCTGGTTCCTCAACGAGCTGCCCGCCACGATGCGGGAGTCAACCCACCGGGCCGCGGGTGCCGGCTGGTACACCTTCGCCGGGTACGCCCGTGGCACTGTGCTGGTGGCGCTCACCGACGCCATCATGGCCGGGATATTCCTCCAGCTGGCGGGGATCCCGTTGGCGGCTCCCCTGGCAGTGCTCGTGTTCATCGGCGCCTTCATTCCGATCATCGGCGCACCTCTGGCGATGCTCGTGGCCATGGTGGTGGCCCTGGCCTCCGGCGGCTTCGTCACCATGATCGTTGTCGGCGTGGGAGTAGCCGGGATCGGCCAGATCGAGGGTCACATACTCCAGCCCCTCATCATGGGTCGCCAGGTCTCTTTGCACCCTGTGGTGGTCATTATCGGTGTCGCCCTGGGGACCTACGCCGCCGGCCTGCTCGGTGCGATCGTCGCAGTCCCGCTGATCAGTGTGCTCTGGTCCGTCTACTCCGAGCTGCACACCAAGGACGCCCCGGTCACGGGCGAGCTGCCCGCCTACTCCTCGCGCAAGGAGTGA
- a CDS encoding error-prone DNA polymerase, with translation MTRRHRYAELHAHSTYSFLDGANEPDDLASAAVELGLEALALTDHDGVPGIVKHAQAGRAYGLPTIHGTELTLADGSHLPVLARNPVGYRRLVSAISQHNLDAGHRQEPAHDLTALASALRSDPTDQTEAASGSCLVLTGTANGPLRRALGDPRRPDTWDLKAADACLGHLTELFAAPDRGRPLAACPTTTAHRQVEGDAAIGLAVELTLDGGPTDAALTDALTRLAHTHRLPLVATGAVRCARPTDARLADVLTATRLVTDLEGARGHLPAIGRWLRGAQDMALLHRRRPDAVDLAADLAADLAFDLSLIAPDLPDADVPEGHTPASWLRELTRQGATRHYGTPQEHPRAWEVLNHELEVIESLGFPGYFLIVHAIVEFCAQSGILCQGRGSAANSAVCYALGITAVDAVRHQMLFERFLSPGRAGYPDIDLDIEACRREEVIQHVYSRYGRERAAQVANVISYRPRSAVRDAARALGHPAGVQDAWAKQMDRWASVRPGGLTGQSDEVPEPVLDIAEKLLRLPRHLGVHPGGMVLCGRPVTEVCPVRWAAMDNRSVLQWDKDDCAEAGLVKFDLLGLGALTALRLAFTTLAQRGQTVPETVTEGELRTSQSGRPWGLHTLPEEDPAVYRLLTAADTVGVFQVESRAQMATLPRLRPQTFYDIVVEVALIRPGPIQGDAVNPYIRRRLGREEVTYLHGSLKPALTKTLGVPLFQEQLMQIAVDAAGFSPAEADSLRQAMGAKRSIERMDALRDKLIAGMRSRGIDAPTAETIYSKLRSFAEFGFPESHAFSFAYLVYASAWLKARKPEDFYAGVLAAQPMGFWSPQSLVADARRHGVRVLPADINRSLAQATVEQREDHQEAGHSDQWEPLRPHPAAPSSLDVHDDLAVRLGLAPIKGLGERSAQAIVTERRAHGPYQDLADLARRVSLSRSRLESLAVSGALDSLGVERRQALWAAGVLSDEHGRRRGASRRGQGAWYQPTLPGTAVGAQAPTLPIMTDRERQAADLSLTGVSTQGSPLKLLRPILADDGVLSAADLADQEHGSRVRVAGVVTHRQRPHTASGMIFLNLEDETGLLNVACRAGMWRRYRSIGRRAVALIVRGTVEKGDGVVALMADRLQVLPGVPGTGSRDWC, from the coding sequence ATGACCAGACGACACCGCTATGCCGAGCTCCACGCCCACTCCACCTACTCCTTCCTCGACGGGGCCAACGAGCCCGACGACCTGGCCTCTGCCGCCGTCGAGCTCGGCCTGGAGGCCCTCGCCCTGACCGATCACGACGGCGTCCCCGGCATCGTCAAGCATGCCCAAGCAGGCCGCGCCTACGGCCTACCCACCATTCACGGCACTGAGCTCACCCTGGCCGACGGCTCCCATCTGCCCGTCCTGGCTCGCAACCCCGTCGGCTACCGCCGCCTGGTGTCCGCCATCTCCCAGCACAACCTGGACGCAGGGCACCGTCAAGAACCAGCCCACGACCTGACCGCGCTAGCCTCGGCTCTCCGCTCCGACCCCACCGACCAGACCGAGGCAGCGTCGGGAAGCTGCCTCGTCCTCACCGGAACCGCCAACGGCCCCCTGCGTCGGGCGCTGGGCGATCCACGTCGCCCTGATACTTGGGACCTGAAGGCGGCAGACGCCTGCCTGGGACACCTGACCGAGCTCTTCGCCGCGCCTGACCGAGGCCGTCCTCTCGCTGCCTGCCCCACGACCACCGCTCACCGGCAGGTTGAAGGAGATGCCGCAATCGGCCTGGCCGTTGAGCTCACCCTGGACGGAGGCCCCACCGATGCCGCCCTCACCGATGCCCTGACCCGGCTGGCCCACACCCACCGGCTGCCCCTCGTGGCCACCGGTGCAGTGCGCTGCGCCCGCCCCACCGACGCCCGCCTCGCCGACGTGCTCACCGCAACCCGCCTGGTCACCGATCTGGAAGGCGCCCGCGGTCACCTGCCCGCCATCGGCCGCTGGCTGCGAGGAGCCCAGGACATGGCGCTGCTGCACCGACGCCGCCCCGACGCCGTCGACCTGGCTGCCGACCTCGCCGCAGACCTCGCCTTCGACCTGTCCCTCATCGCCCCCGACCTCCCCGACGCCGATGTCCCGGAGGGCCACACACCTGCCAGCTGGTTGCGTGAGCTCACCCGCCAAGGCGCCACCCGCCACTACGGCACCCCGCAGGAGCACCCCCGAGCCTGGGAGGTGCTCAACCACGAGCTCGAGGTCATCGAGTCCCTGGGATTCCCCGGCTACTTCCTCATCGTGCACGCCATCGTCGAGTTCTGCGCACAGTCGGGAATCCTGTGCCAGGGGAGAGGCTCGGCGGCCAACTCTGCAGTCTGCTACGCCCTGGGCATCACAGCCGTCGACGCCGTCAGGCACCAGATGCTCTTCGAGCGCTTCCTGTCCCCGGGGCGAGCCGGCTACCCGGACATCGACCTCGATATCGAGGCCTGCCGCCGCGAGGAGGTCATCCAACACGTCTACTCCCGATACGGCAGAGAACGTGCCGCCCAGGTCGCCAACGTCATCTCCTACCGCCCCCGATCCGCAGTCCGTGACGCTGCCCGAGCCCTCGGCCACCCCGCCGGCGTGCAGGACGCATGGGCCAAGCAGATGGATCGATGGGCCTCAGTGCGCCCCGGAGGACTGACCGGGCAGAGCGACGAGGTCCCTGAGCCGGTCCTCGACATCGCGGAGAAGCTGCTGCGGCTGCCCCGCCACCTGGGGGTCCACCCCGGAGGCATGGTCCTGTGCGGCCGCCCCGTCACCGAGGTCTGCCCGGTGCGCTGGGCCGCCATGGACAACCGCTCGGTCCTCCAGTGGGACAAGGACGACTGTGCCGAGGCCGGGCTGGTCAAGTTCGACCTCCTGGGCCTGGGAGCGCTCACCGCCCTGCGTCTGGCCTTCACCACACTGGCGCAGCGGGGACAGACCGTTCCCGAGACCGTGACGGAAGGAGAACTGCGCACCTCCCAGTCCGGCCGTCCCTGGGGACTGCACACCCTGCCCGAGGAGGACCCGGCCGTCTACCGGCTGCTCACGGCCGCGGACACGGTCGGGGTCTTCCAGGTCGAGTCGCGTGCCCAGATGGCCACCCTGCCCCGACTGCGCCCCCAGACCTTCTACGACATCGTCGTCGAGGTCGCCCTCATCCGTCCCGGCCCCATCCAGGGCGACGCCGTCAACCCCTACATCCGCCGCAGGCTGGGGCGCGAGGAGGTCACCTACCTGCATGGCTCCCTCAAACCCGCCCTGACTAAGACCCTGGGGGTGCCGCTCTTCCAGGAGCAGCTCATGCAGATCGCCGTCGACGCCGCGGGGTTCAGCCCCGCCGAGGCAGACAGCCTGCGTCAGGCCATGGGGGCCAAACGATCCATCGAGCGCATGGACGCCCTCCGTGACAAACTCATAGCCGGAATGAGGTCCCGGGGCATCGACGCGCCCACTGCGGAGACGATCTACAGCAAGCTGAGGTCGTTCGCCGAGTTCGGCTTCCCCGAGTCCCACGCCTTCTCCTTCGCCTACCTGGTCTACGCCTCGGCCTGGCTCAAGGCGCGCAAGCCCGAGGACTTCTACGCCGGGGTCCTGGCCGCCCAGCCCATGGGCTTCTGGTCCCCGCAGTCCCTGGTCGCCGACGCTCGCCGCCACGGTGTGCGCGTCCTACCCGCAGACATCAACCGCTCACTGGCGCAGGCCACCGTCGAGCAGCGGGAGGACCACCAGGAGGCAGGCCACTCAGACCAGTGGGAGCCGCTGAGGCCCCATCCCGCTGCCCCGTCCTCCCTGGACGTCCACGACGACCTCGCAGTACGCCTGGGCCTGGCCCCGATCAAGGGGCTGGGGGAGCGGTCCGCGCAGGCTATCGTCACCGAGCGCCGTGCTCACGGCCCCTACCAGGACCTGGCGGATCTTGCGCGACGCGTGAGTCTGAGCCGCTCCCGCCTTGAGTCGCTGGCCGTCTCAGGAGCCCTGGACAGCCTAGGGGTGGAACGCCGTCAGGCCCTGTGGGCTGCCGGAGTCCTCTCCGATGAGCACGGCCGACGTCGTGGCGCCTCTCGCCGGGGGCAGGGCGCGTGGTATCAGCCCACGCTACCGGGAACCGCTGTCGGCGCCCAGGCCCCGACCCTGCCGATCATGACCGACCGTGAGCGCCAGGCAGCCGACCTGAGCCTGACCGGAGTGTCCACGCAGGGCTCGCCCTTGAAGCTGCTGCGCCCCATATTGGCCGACGACGGCGTGCTCAGTGCAGCCGACCTGGCGGATCAGGAGCATGGGAGCCGGGTGCGCGTCGCCGGCGTCGTCACCCACCGACAGCGCCCCCACACGGCTTCCGGCATGATCTTCCTCAACCTGGAGGATGAGACCGGTCTGCTCAACGTCGCCTGCAGAGCCGGAATGTGGCGCCGCTACCGCAGCATCGGCAGACGCGCCGTCGCTCTTATCGTGCGCGGCACCGTGGAGAAGGGTGACGGAGTCGTTGCACTCATGGCTGATCGCCTCCAGGTCCTTCCAGGTGTTCCGGGTACCGGCAGCCGGGACTGGTGCTGA